A genomic stretch from candidate division KSB1 bacterium includes:
- a CDS encoding TIGR00159 family protein produces the protein MTLFQVGFLKVTLIDVLDVLLIAFILYRLYQFLRGTRALQMAVGLLIILLMSALVNLFNLNGMVWIFNNLQTIWLIAFVIVFQPELRRLLLNIGQIPLIRKFVLVRSGLAIDEIIKASLELSNRGFGAIIVLARNSGLRRVIETGQPIQAEISSPLIVSLFNPLSPLHDGALIIQNELIEAAKCILPLSESTKLEPWLGTRHRAAVGLAEESDAVIIIVSEETRKISVAMDGQLHRNLDEKKLYEMIEQAIKSK, from the coding sequence ATCACCTTGTTTCAAGTTGGCTTTCTAAAAGTCACGTTAATAGACGTGTTGGATGTATTGTTAATTGCGTTTATCCTGTATCGATTATACCAGTTTTTACGCGGGACCCGCGCTTTGCAAATGGCTGTAGGTTTACTAATCATTCTTCTGATGTCGGCTCTTGTGAATTTATTCAACTTAAACGGTATGGTATGGATATTTAATAACTTACAAACAATTTGGCTGATAGCATTTGTTATTGTTTTCCAGCCCGAATTGCGCAGGCTTTTACTCAATATTGGTCAAATACCCTTGATTCGAAAATTTGTACTTGTTCGTAGTGGACTTGCAATTGACGAGATTATCAAAGCCAGTTTAGAGCTTTCGAATCGCGGTTTTGGCGCCATAATTGTGCTTGCCAGAAATTCCGGATTGCGCCGGGTGATCGAAACAGGACAACCAATTCAAGCGGAAATATCATCACCTCTGATCGTATCACTTTTTAACCCGTTATCTCCTTTGCATGATGGCGCTTTGATAATTCAAAATGAATTAATAGAAGCTGCCAAATGTATTTTACCTTTATCTGAATCGACAAAATTAGAACCTTGGTTAGGCACAAGACATCGGGCAGCTGTAGGTTTGGCCGAAGAATCTGATGCTGTGATCATTATTGTTTCCGAAGAAACACGTAAAATCTCAGTGGCTATGGATGGTCAACTGCATAGAAATTTGGATGAAAAGAAATTGTACGAAATGATTGAACAAGCCATTAAGTCGAAATAA
- the folP gene encoding dihydropteroate synthase, with protein sequence MSAQQGLVFISNEIAEVLGNFENQTELVWKIKGRSLQLHERTHIMGILNITPDSFFDGGKYIQTAKAVEHALQMVEDGADIIDVGGESTRPGALPVSEQEEISRVIPVIESIRKQSGVPISIDTQKVKVAKLAIEAGAEILNDISGLGNDPEIAKLASDGAGLILMHIKGTPRDMQRNPSYDNLMEEILLFLNNSKNKAMEMGVNSDQIVLDPGIGFGKQWFDNYDLINRLQELQVLNAPILVGASRKSFLNKALSMDRGGELEGSLVSHVMAVKNGAHIVRVHDVKETKKAALVADLFLERKNLFSLEASTTQKIKL encoded by the coding sequence ATGTCAGCTCAACAGGGCCTTGTATTCATTTCAAATGAAATTGCTGAAGTATTGGGAAACTTTGAAAATCAAACTGAATTGGTGTGGAAGATTAAAGGACGCTCTTTACAATTGCATGAGCGAACGCATATAATGGGAATTTTAAACATAACCCCCGATTCTTTTTTCGATGGGGGAAAATATATCCAAACCGCAAAAGCTGTAGAGCATGCCTTGCAAATGGTGGAAGATGGAGCTGATATTATAGATGTTGGTGGTGAATCCACTAGGCCGGGTGCTTTACCGGTATCAGAACAAGAAGAGATAAGTCGTGTAATCCCTGTGATTGAATCGATTAGAAAACAAAGCGGTGTCCCAATTTCAATTGATACCCAAAAAGTCAAAGTAGCAAAATTGGCTATTGAAGCCGGGGCGGAAATCCTCAATGATATTAGCGGCTTAGGCAATGATCCTGAAATTGCAAAATTGGCTTCAGATGGCGCTGGATTGATTTTAATGCATATTAAGGGTACACCCAGGGATATGCAACGGAATCCATCGTACGATAATTTAATGGAGGAAATCCTTCTTTTTTTGAATAATAGCAAGAATAAAGCAATGGAAATGGGTGTTAATTCTGATCAGATCGTTTTGGATCCCGGAATTGGTTTTGGCAAACAATGGTTTGATAATTATGACTTGATTAACCGCTTGCAAGAATTACAGGTATTGAACGCTCCAATATTAGTTGGAGCTTCGCGAAAATCTTTTTTGAACAAAGCTCTATCAATGGATCGGGGGGGGGAATTGGAGGGTTCCCTGGTGTCCCATGTGATGGCGGTGAAGAATGGCGCTCATATTGTGCGGGTTCATGATGTAAAAGAAACCAAGAAAGCCGCTCTTGTTGCCGATTTATTTTTAGAAAGAAAGAATCTATTCAGCCTCGAAGCCTCTACGACTCAAAAGATAAAACTATGA